atatgaaataacagagcaataactttttttttgttttttaatgcaTACATCACAGTTTTTTTAACAGCTGtttctcgattttttttattttaaagtgcatggcccacttgctcgttttccatccagtcgaataaaaaaaatgtttagttttaattaagtcTACCCGCTATTTGCTAAAGCGGTACGGAGTGCGGGGAGGGGGGCGGACTGTAAACCAGCGCTGCGCAATGCAGGCCTACGCTTGCACTCGCAGCAAATGCTGAGTCCGCTCCTTTTGCCAAATTTTTAGCAAATGCTGTCTGCTCCTTttgccaaatttttttttacgtatgtttggtatgttttcttttttaagaggtttttactttttattttgtggAAATTAATgatttccttctttctttcaaatacaagtacaaagccgtggtggcctattggtttgaactatggcctctcaagtataGGATCGTGGGTCAAAACCGggctctgagttttcgaaatttacgaactttacggtgaaggaaaatatcgtgaggaacaCACGTGCACACACttgcgatgcaattcaatggtgtgcatGAAGTTCTCAGTCTGCAATAGGCCCGCGTGGAAGCTACGGCCcaggccctcttgttctgagaggagtcctgaGCCCAGCAGtaagacgtatataggctgggatgactgtATTTTATCTTATGATATCTATTTCAGATGTAGCTAAAGGAAGTGATTTAGAAGTACAAGCACGCGTTCGTATGGATCCGGACTTCATCAAACGAATGGAGAAAACCCTCAGAGTTCAAACAGCGATTTTACGTGCCGGCAACAGTCTTAGTCAGGAAGTACCTCAAATATTCTCTGAAAAAGAACCAGAAAAAGACAACAATATTCTTGAAGACCTAAGACCACAATTTTCAAGAGACACTCACAATGAAAAGACAATCAGGCAAATACACGAAGAAAGACTCGAAAAGAAAGGCATTGAAGGCATCGAATCCGTAGCGGAGTATTTACGTTTGAAATTCAATTTCACTTTAGATGAGTCTTTAGTAAAAGAATCGTGTGATCTGTACGTTACAAAATTAAGAAGCTATTTCAAATTCATGTTAAGAAAAGAAGCTTCAATTGCCGTGGAACAAGAAGGCATTGTACTTGACAAAGTTGATATGGCTGTAGTTCTTCAAAGTAGTCTCGAACGAACACTCTTGGAGGAAGTTCTAGCTAAGAACAGCAATATttctaattctgaaaaatataTCATGACGGAAGCGGTTTTCCTTTTCTCTATgcgaaataaacaaaatgagATGAAATATATTTGCAAGACGATGGGCATTTGCAGACCTTTTCCAGGCTTCTCCGACCAGTTAGCACAAATTTTTAGTGAAGTGCTAAAACTATACGATGTCAAATTCCAATACTTTGTAATAAAAGCAGCTCAACTGATTGTCagcaaaaaacattttcttaaaaCTATCCTTAGAAACGAGATATTTGAATATTTGAAGGAAAAAGCTGTGAATATAGTAGATGCAAATATGAATGATATGAGAGAAAATATATCTGTTGTACGTTCAGTGATTATTGAAAGACATAGAGTTGTTAATGTTGTTGATGAAGCGGTTAAAGTTAGGACTAAAGCAATGAGAATTGTACTTGATATTATTGATACAGTTTTCGACAAAGTTGGAATGGAAGAAGTTCAGATGAGAGCTGAAGATTTAATTACTGCTATACAAGACTGGGCGGCAAACTCATTAACCGATATAGAACCAATGCTAAATACTTTCATTACTGACACTGTGGCTAATATCAAATACGAACTGAGTTCTATTGGTAGAGACGAAATCAAGGTTTTGGccgatattatttatttcggggagcCAATGGGTAATCAGCATGTGGCAGAGTATTTGATGACTAAAGGATCTAAGTTTGTTGATGGAATAGAAAAATCGGATATAGATAATTTTCGTTTGAAGCTTAACAAGAAACTGCCACAAATTCTGTAAGTAAAGCATTAAGCTAGTTGAggaaaaacaaattgtaaaacGATTTGATTAAGAAAATGTTTAGCAATTATCGATGAGTGAGGACAATAAAAATCGATTTTAATCGACATGGAAAATTGATTTAGCGTAATTGTTTAATTTGAATACGTAGTAGTAAActttatcaaaatgaagtttttGAAACCAAtgccatttattattttacgtaatttataaataatactacgttatccaactaatattatcaatgcgaaagtatgtgggcatgtggtaggaccttgtgcaaggtccgcctggattgctaccaccatcttgctcactaatcctgccgtgaagcagctgtgcttgcactgttgtgcttcggcgtggagagtaagaagtcggtgaaattattggcatgtgaggtatcccatcttaggcctctaggttagcaacgcgtctacattacccctggtgttgcagatatttatgggcggcggtgatctcttaccatcaggagacccacttgctcgtttgccatccagtcgaataaaaaaatgtgtgcgTGCATTTCCTGTATGTTTGTGTACGTGTgtaggtgaaatttggtatgtagatacgtctgaaataacacgtacagtacccggcgataaatattgcacatcggtcttcggaaagaGACAATTGGCTGTACACGACGATTTCCGAgcactggcgaccgtccatcaattatcatatttacttatttggaattcgatttgtagcattcgaacatggcggatgtagacaatatctaattttgctatttctgtttctttggctagttgaagtataatttttgatagtgttttatgcggcgaacagtgatcacaaaattctatattgctctcgtgtctggaattttttaatgcgcaagttgactaacgtggtttctggaattttactatcaagttgcaaaaactacaaccaccgtacaacgtccctctcaaagagagtaccttgacactggcgaaattgtcctattaattaggacagaaaagccatattttaaaagagaagaaaaagaagaagtgacgttttatatcaaataaacaatcacgcctgatggtcgGACGGACTAGGATGAAGCACGCCTGTCCAATATGATTTGAAGACGGctagattgtttgtttgtttgattgattcAAAGACTAACGAAGACGATTGAAGTGGCAATttgcaggccatatagcacggagaacagatggccgttgggaccgaaaagttctcgagtggagcccgcggatcggcaagcgcagcgtaggacgtccaccaacgagatggacggatgacctgggttaaagccgcgggttcacggtggatgcaagccgctgccaaccaaagcaactggaggtctataggggaggactatgtccaacagtggacgtcctacggctcagatgatgatgaagtattttatttgtaattatattattatgaaaaaattactttctgacaagtttcttgtggcgcattcttgttggcaatgatggtctttccgaaagcggtggtagtttaaaaaatgacgcgtaaaagtgcccattgcggcctatttactgaaaaaatgatttgaatttgatttgagttttgaattttgaatttgatgatgATCAGATTGTaacgatcagggaacacagacaCATTATTTTCACAAATTTTAATCAGTTTTTAAACACAAATGCGTACACAACCTTACGATAACAACGAACCATGATAAATAGGTAAAACTATCCGATATAGCAGTAAATAATTACCATCATTTGTAAAATCAGTCCGGTGGCAACACTGGCAGAATAATGAAACAGGTCCAAATGCAACTAGCTATGATTAAAACCCAGTGAATTTAGCATATGTAGCGTTACACTGCGGCGTCCGATTGGTCACTAATAATGTGTTGGCTCATCGCCTCAGTAATGTATTGTTACTATCAACAAATTTTCTTGCTCGCTGTAAATTGGACAATGAACAATTTAGCCTTAGGTGTAAAATCGAGCCATTTGAAAAGCATGTATTGCTTTCGCTTGCGCCTTTCGGATAGAAGTTACCTGGtagaaaataatagtttagtttatttattcgatACATCATTAATCATTTCATTAATCAatcatttacataaatgtcagttatgagaatttgtattgaaatcgtcaaaggcaataagattagtaataattataaaaaataaaattctaagcatgtcatgatgtgaataaaaacaattaaaataagactggttctcctcaagggatcgtcccaataaaaacacattgaaattaacattaaaaaagaatattaacgccaaaatgtcaaggatatgtaaAAATTAACACATTAGCCAATGCAcattaacaatttaaatgtcaatgtaaaaacaataacataaaaatcctcctttcaatcgttcaaaggttaactggaagataTCCCTCTAAGGaataagttcgcttttgtacatctctttctcttgttaattgtaatttccacatgttttatgtacaataaagagttacaatacaatacaatttaaacaataaaattaaaatttcagatTAATGCATTCACcgaataaaacgctttttccaacaatagtagattgtacaacaagagcataaaacgagccattttacccaagacttTCGTATAGCCACccaagccggtacggcgagggtggatagacacgtcgaggggaaaatgggtttaatgctcgagttttacactgcttttcacttcgatggcgaggaaatgaaatagcaacagtggaaacaattgttcacttactatgtaccttttattgttcacgcattactattatagtataattttttagttttatttctctattttgattgatttgattgatttttagttttatgtaaattaaaaattattttaaaaaatatgtatgtgtcCACCGTACCCAATCTATCCGAAAAGTATTATAGATTATCGCAACATGCGAATATTGGACACGtacctatttgtttaattttaatttgttaatcAAACAAAGAATGAGAAAGATGAAGCGCGTAAAGTGGTGCTAAAAACTGTTGCACGGCGCTACGTCACtcaactttaactggctataatgtataattttttttctctgtgtctgtctgtggcaccgtagctcttaaacgggtggacagatttgaatgcggttttttaaattgatagcaggttttctggcgatggttcttagacatatttcatcaaaatcggttcaagcgtttttgagatattgaactttgaagtgacaaagtcgggggttttccaacttttgtatGGGGTGTTCTGTTAGGTATTTGTTATAATTTCGTAAGTATGTATAGGTAGCTGGCCTCGGGAGTAACAGCcagctttttatcccgatatccctATGGATTTATTTCACTACTTACCCTAAAAATGGAGTATGATAGAGATGGAATTTCCAAAAGAATCGAAATCGAAACGTCAATTGAAGTTAGTGAACCGCAATAAAACGATGGATCAGAGTATATCGTGTGCTACCTACATCATTAGGTAGCAACAGTATGCAGATTTGTCAACAAAATTTGCATTGTACACCATTCCATTTAAATTCAAGATGGCATTCACATTCACTACGACATAAAAGTcgtacagcgccatctaccAACGCATAGCGGAACTATTTACCGATATATCTTACCTAAGCACCGTCTGGATCATAAATGAGAAGCTGATTTATGACAGCCCTGCTAATGCtgtgctgcagggctactacgaaactcgaaactcgaagttcgtatcgtacggtcctcgctctcgtattaaatagtataagtgtcagagggaccgcacgacacgaacttcgagtttcgagtttcttagtagcccagCTGGTTAGTCTATCCGTCTTGTTCAGCTTCATTTGCGGAGTCAAAGGTTAACGGCTAAAGCGAACTCTAATGGCTTCATTTAAATATCCTACTTGAATGATAAACGCAAAAGTTTCTGTGTGTATATTTATGTTACTcttctttaaattatataaacgaaGTTACTTGGCGTGTAGCGTCATTActttaaaaatgtacctacctacctcaaaaccattttttttttgagtgaactttataaaacatattttggtgatgatgatgaacaatctggttgagtttgaaaccgGTTAGCGCAGTGTAGTCATGGTGATAGTTAGATTTCATCTTTTTCTCCCATTACGGCTTTTTTGACAATTCATATTGCTGTTTTATGTTAGTAGTATATGTGTTGTATAAAtattgcatgtatgtatttatatatgtcGTGGATAACAATAATCAAGCCTTAGAGGATTGTCAATTGATTGTTACAATATCGAGATGGCGGTGAACGCCGTGTGACGACCGGTTGCGGTGCACGTGGACGGGCTCGTTGGCCGGAACGTCATTCTACTTCGGACCGTAGGGGCGACAACACCTGGTTAACGATTCTGTCGGTTCGTCTGTCGATTAGCTCTGTACATACTCTGAttggttttgtaatttaattattatcggCTGGTGAATTAAAACAACTGTGCTCTAAAAGAAGTTCTTATTGAAGCTCTCactcaagtacctacatcaTGAACGCATCCTGACGGCGAGGCGGAAGTACCCTCATTtcgtccatcatcatcatcatctctcaCCACCGTCTTTCTCCGATATatatatcatttgtatttattttaatatcaatgatttttgtttgttcttgtttttattatctgtttccGCTACCTACTTGTGACATAATGATAAGATCTTGTGCCCAAATGGTTGTCTAGAAGCGATCGCTTTTAAACGATAATAACGCCTATTCTATCTAccataattttgtgtttatattatacattttttgtactgatttgtggtttgcaaataaagaatatttgtattgtattgtttgtgtgtgtgttctcacagtgtggaggcaggggggtgtcactaggccattccgccgccgagctacaagtacataccgggcctccccaacgttgaggcgattcagtgcgactcaacgcgtgcgagtgaacacgagttatgcgatagacagagaagcatacagtaggcacgattcttatgcctaaacgtcacttttgtacggcagtgaaacttctgtacttgtactattacttattctgtggtggAGGTAGAGCAGATTTGTTGCGTAACTTTACTACCGTAATGTCGCCGGTGCAAAAAGTAGTTTATATTCCTGAACTTTATTGGGCTCCCACACAAAACTGCGACTTCGCATCGCATTGCAAAAATCTGCAAGCTCGCAGGACGCATCGCAAATACTTCCGATCTGATTCGCATCGCGTATTCCTGCGACATCATacatcgagggtattctggcaaaacagaatgtgcaaataaaaaaaaaagttacatacataggcatactcaattttTCTgctttatctagcaaaaccgtgtaagtaaataaatattgtgcacttatccggttctgccagaataccctcgatataTTAGGTATAGTGACCTGCACTAACGCTTTGCCGCACGAAATGTATCGCAGCAATTCGCATCGTTATTTCCTGCCATGCggcgtcgcatcgcatcgcatcgcatcgcatcgcagttttgtatgggagcccattATCATAATTCCAATGATCAATTTGCTGACGTaatgatttgagatacgagatatTTTCAAAGTAGGTACTGGTGATATCCCTAtacctatgtaagtatgtatatttgttTATCTATTTGATGTTCAAAaaggaaatataaaatattacaaaaaagtgctaagtacaaaatatgttagtataatggttcctttttttttattcgactggatggaaaacgagcaagggggtctcctgatggtaagagatcaccaccgcccatagacacctgcaacaccagggggattgaagatgcgttgccaacctagaggcctataagatgggatacctcaagtgccagtaatttcaccggctgtcttactctccacgccgaaacacaacagtgcaagcactgctgcttcacggcaggattagcgagcaagatggtggttgcaatccgggcggacctgcaACAAGGTTCCTAATAGGACTACGAGTATGTAGGTAAAGAACCTTAAAAACGTCAATATGCATATTCTTTGATCAATATCGTTGACTCTTCGACCAATTTCCATCCTATTAAAGTATCAACTTGCAATTAAGGACTTTAAAGCAGAAAAAGTAGTATAACGAACTATAATGAGTGATTGTTTACAGAAAAGGACAGGTCGTCATCGCGCATGCGCCTTCCTCATTCCCTTACTAAGTGTGTTCCTAGGATTGtagtcataaaattaaaataaagacccTGGGTCGGCAATTAAGCATCTCTCTGTGGCTATGAATGCTTGAATTAAAGAAATTCTACTAATAGTATCTAGGAGAGatcttt
This window of the Choristoneura fumiferana chromosome 20, NRCan_CFum_1, whole genome shotgun sequence genome carries:
- the LOC141439283 gene encoding uncharacterized protein, which encodes MLRFSLIILMLYDVAKGSDLEVQARVRMDPDFIKRMEKTLRVQTAILRAGNSLSQEVPQIFSEKEPEKDNNILEDLRPQFSRDTHNEKTIRQIHEERLEKKGIEGIESVAEYLRLKFNFTLDESLVKESCDLYVTKLRSYFKFMLRKEASIAVEQEGIVLDKVDMAVVLQSSLERTLLEEVLAKNSNISNSEKYIMTEAVFLFSMRNKQNEMKYICKTMGICRPFPGFSDQLAQIFSEVLKLYDVKFQYFVIKAAQLIVSKKHFLKTILRNEIFEYLKEKAVNIVDANMNDMRENISVVRSVIIERHRVVNVVDEAVKVRTKAMRIVLDIIDTVFDKVGMEEVQMRAEDLITAIQDWAANSLTDIEPMLNTFITDTVANIKYELSSIGRDEIKVLADIIYFGEPMGNQHVAEYLMTKGSKFVDGIEKSDIDNFRLKLNKKLPQIL